GCGCGAGGTGGTCCGGTAGACCTCCTCCGGATCACGCCGGGCCAGGTGCCGGTACTCCGATCGCACCCAGGCTGCCTGCTCCTCTCGCGGCGAACGCGGTGCCCTGATGGCGTCGACGTAGGCACGATAGCCCTTATCGACGGGAATGCGGCCGGCCGAGGTGTGAGGTTGCCGGATGTACCCGGCACGCTCCAGAACCCCCATCTCGTTGCGGATCGTGGCCGTGCTCACGTCGAGGGCACGACGTTCACGCACAGCCTTCGACCCCACCGGTGCGGCCGTCTCCACATATTCCTCGACGATCGCACCCAGGATGCAGGCACGTCGCGGGCTGATTTCCTCGTGGGCACGCCCGAGCACCGTCCACTCAACCTCCGTATCAAGCGCTGACACGCTATTGACCGCTGAACTACAATCAAGATAGTATTCCCATGCGCCTGTGTCAACATCATCAGGCAGCGTGTTGTGACGGCCAGCCGCTCGCCCTCTGTCCCGTCTCATGGCCGCCGATGGTAGTGCCGGTGGCTGGTTCCACATACACACTTGCCACGTACCTGGGACGGCTACCTTGTCCCCGGGGAGGCTCCTGATGACCCGTTTTTCCGCCCTGGTCGGTCCTGCCCTCATCGCCCTGTCGCTGACGGCGCGACCTCTTCTCGCATCACCGGCCACGGCTGCCCGACCCTCTGCTCAGACCGCAGCGAAGACTGCCGCACAGCCTGCAGCCCCCGGCGGCGAAGGGCTCCTCTATGACTACTGGCGTCTGGAAACAATGCTCACCCGGGCCCGGGACCAGATCAGCGCCGGCAAGCTCGACGCCGCTCTGCAGACCTGCACTAGGGCACGTGGACTCGGCCTGTGGGACCCTCGTCTCGAGAGCCTTGTCGGCGAGATCCACCTGCACCGGGGACACTGGACCGAAGCCGTCGTCGCCCTTCGACGCAGCACGATGAGTCGCACCGACAAGTGCAACCTCGCCGTGGCGCTGACTCAGACGGCGCGCTCCCGCCATGCGGAAGGCCGTTTCGCCGACGAGACTCGCCTCCTCAAGGAAGCCCTCTCGCGCGACCCGCAGAACGCGCTGGCTCACGCCTCTCTGGGGCTTGCCTTCCTGCAGCAGGGCGACCGGAACCTTGCTCTCTCTCACTGCCGCCAGGCGGTTGAGCTCGCCCCCACGTCCGCCGATGCCTGGAGCAGCCTGTCCGTCGTCTGCCTGGCCGCAGCCGACCTTCCGCAGGCCCACGAGGCCGCCCAGCGTGCCGTCGACGTGTCCCCCGATGACCCGGCTGCGCTCAGCAACCTGGCCTTCCTCGTCGCCGAGGAAGGGGACACAGCCGGTGCCGCCCGCCTCTGGGAGCAGGCAACACGTCTCGCGCCCTCCTACGCAGACGCCTATGCAGGTCTTGCCGTCGCCCAGTGGCGGCTTGGCGACCGCGATCGAAGTCGGTCGCTGTACCGCAAGGCCATCGGCCTCGATGCCACCTACGATGACCCACGGCAACTGGGACCGATTCACTACTGGACGCCGAAGGCCGTCAAGACCGCGACCGAGATCCGCTCCGCGCGCTAGTTCGAGTTCCCCTCCGCCTCAGTGGTGCTCACCGGCAGACCCTGCTCCTAGGGCTGCCCAACACATAGACAGGTGATGCCATGATGCGATCGACTCTGGTCCTGCTCTCCCTGGCCGCCTCAGCCACCCTGTGCTTCGCCCAGCCCCGAGTCCTGATGGAGTGGGACTTCTCCAAGGGCATGCAGGGCTGGTCGGCAGCCAACCACGTCTCCGACCTGAGGATCGACAACAACGCTCTCCACGGCACCATCACCAACTGGGACCCCTTCGTCACGGGGCCTCAGTTCCAGATTCCGGCCAGTCCCTGGCAGCGGATTGAGATCCGCCTCAAAACCGATGCTGACGGTACCGGCGAGTTCTACTGGACGAACACGACCGAGAGCCCCTACGGCGGGTTCATGCCTGAGAAGCACACCACCTTCCGAATGATCGGCGACGGCCAGTGGCACGACTACCAGATACTCCCCTTCTGGCAGGCCGAGAAGAAGATCATCCTCCTGCGCGTCGACTTCCCCAAGGTTCCTGATGCCGACTACGGCAAGCGCACCTTCGACATCGCCTCCATCCGCATCGTCGATCTCGGCGCACCGGCTGCGCTGAGCACTCAGACTGCCTGGGACTTCACCAAGAACCTCCAGGGCTGGGCACCTATGGGTGCCGGCACCGCAGTCTCGACCCCTCGGGGCGTTGACTACGCCACCGAGCCCGGCGGGTACCTGATGAGCCCGCCGCTGCAGATGCCCGTCGAGGGTCGCCTCTGGGTCTCCCTCGAGATGGCCGTCGACAAGGGCAAGAGCGGCACGCTGCGCTGGGCCACCAGCGACAAGTCCGGCCTCCAGGAGGCTCGGATCCCCCTGCGTGCCGATGGTCAGTTCCACCGCTACAACGTCGATATGGGCGCCTACGCAGGCTGGTCTGGTAACCTCGTCCTGCTGGGCCTGACCCCATCCGAGGAACCCGACGCCAAGGCTACGGTGCGCGGGATCGCCTTCGCGGAGGAACCCATGGGACGACCGGATGTCGGCTGCGTGTATCTCGGTACCGAGAACGGGATCAACCGAACAGGAACGCCCGTCCCTCTCCTGCTGCGCGTGACCAACTATGGCGGCGAGACCGCCACCGACCTGCGCCTTGCCGAGCTTTCCCTACCGGCAGGCGTGACCGTGTGCGACACTGGTGACTGGCGCAAGCTCGCTGAGGTTGAACCCCTCGACATCACAGACCTGCGCATCAACGTCATGGCCGCGCGACCAGTCACACAGGCACCCATCAGCGTCAAACTCGAGGGCACCGGCGCGACAGGCGCGGAATGCTCCGGAACTCTCACGATCACTCCCTCTCTGAACCTCCCGAAGGCCGACTATGTGCCTGTTCCACAGCCTGTCGAGAGTGACTACGAGATCGGCGCTCTCTACTTCCCGGGCTGGGGCAGCCCCGACCGCTGGTCACCGATCCAGCGCAATGCGCCCTGGCGCAAGCCGGTCCTGGGCTGGTACGATGAGTCCAATCCCGAGATCGCCGACTGGCAGATCAAGTGGGCCGTCGAGCACGGCATCAAGTACTTCATGGTCGACTGGTACTGGAGCGCCGGGTCCCGTCATCTGGAGCACTGGGTCAACAACGCTTACGCCAAGTCCCGCTACAAGGGCTACCTCAAGTGGTGCATGATGTGGGCCAACCACAATGCCGCCAACACGCACTCCGAGGAAGACCAGCGGGCGGTCACCAAGTACTGGATCGACAACTACTTCAACCAGCCCGGCTACTACCGCATCGACGACATGCCCGTCGTCACCATCTGGAGCGTCGGCAACATGCGGCGTGACATGGCCGACAAGGGCGGCGCCAAGCGCCTGCTGGACATCTCCCAGGAGATGGCTCGCGCCGCCGGCTACAAGGGCATCTACTTCGTCGCCATGAAGTTCCCGGAGGCCTCCACCGACCCCGACCTGGTCAAGCAACTCAAGGACGAGGGCTTCGCGATGACCTCCATCTACCACTACATGGACCACGGCGGCCAGG
The Armatimonadia bacterium DNA segment above includes these coding regions:
- a CDS encoding tetratricopeptide repeat protein gives rise to the protein MTRFSALVGPALIALSLTARPLLASPATAARPSAQTAAKTAAQPAAPGGEGLLYDYWRLETMLTRARDQISAGKLDAALQTCTRARGLGLWDPRLESLVGEIHLHRGHWTEAVVALRRSTMSRTDKCNLAVALTQTARSRHAEGRFADETRLLKEALSRDPQNALAHASLGLAFLQQGDRNLALSHCRQAVELAPTSADAWSSLSVVCLAAADLPQAHEAAQRAVDVSPDDPAALSNLAFLVAEEGDTAGAARLWEQATRLAPSYADAYAGLAVAQWRLGDRDRSRSLYRKAIGLDATYDDPRQLGPIHYWTPKAVKTATEIRSAR
- a CDS encoding glycoside hydrolase family 99-like domain-containing protein; protein product: MMRSTLVLLSLAASATLCFAQPRVLMEWDFSKGMQGWSAANHVSDLRIDNNALHGTITNWDPFVTGPQFQIPASPWQRIEIRLKTDADGTGEFYWTNTTESPYGGFMPEKHTTFRMIGDGQWHDYQILPFWQAEKKIILLRVDFPKVPDADYGKRTFDIASIRIVDLGAPAALSTQTAWDFTKNLQGWAPMGAGTAVSTPRGVDYATEPGGYLMSPPLQMPVEGRLWVSLEMAVDKGKSGTLRWATSDKSGLQEARIPLRADGQFHRYNVDMGAYAGWSGNLVLLGLTPSEEPDAKATVRGIAFAEEPMGRPDVGCVYLGTENGINRTGTPVPLLLRVTNYGGETATDLRLAELSLPAGVTVCDTGDWRKLAEVEPLDITDLRINVMAARPVTQAPISVKLEGTGATGAECSGTLTITPSLNLPKADYVPVPQPVESDYEIGALYFPGWGSPDRWSPIQRNAPWRKPVLGWYDESNPEIADWQIKWAVEHGIKYFMVDWYWSAGSRHLEHWVNNAYAKSRYKGYLKWCMMWANHNAANTHSEEDQRAVTKYWIDNYFNQPGYYRIDDMPVVTIWSVGNMRRDMADKGGAKRLLDISQEMARAAGYKGIYFVAMKFPEASTDPDLVKQLKDEGFAMTSIYHYMDHGGQAADPRRFSFDLVANSSYKFWQNWRAASDLPFLPNLATGWDARPWHGENTIVISGRTVPLFEQICRDAKRFADETGIKRMVIAPLNEWGEGSYLEPCGEFGFEMYDAFRDVFCKRPAQGWPPNIAPTDVGLGPYDFPTVNEKPRTAWDFSDGPQGWGSLMGVKDVKAENGVFTFTTASTDPAVSVALQGISAKPYRFIVIRMKIEGIAAGDQAQLFWATTSAAASEASSVHFDLFADGQYHDYVLPVGENPRWVGRLQSLRFDPCSKPDVRVSIEEARLSADGK